A genome region from Lolium rigidum isolate FL_2022 unplaced genomic scaffold, APGP_CSIRO_Lrig_0.1 contig_58534_1, whole genome shotgun sequence includes the following:
- the LOC124681893 gene encoding protein SPEAR3-like: MSASNFGDIMEWGRGRSTPSSSGSRRGKRGTSGGSSVDKPRQPQRGLGVAQLEKIRLQSEMAEYLHHPPLAGQPPPSSIHGAGSFNLQMAYNGGRSGDMRYGESPPTTSIIRSSPNYHGAAIYGVVPHYSHPTSDATLPLFEPEVPIGFKGLHDLSHSLTVDQWSESMNSDDPQDVDLELKL, translated from the exons ATGAGTGCAAGCAACTTTGGGGACATCATGGAGTGGGGCAGGGGGAGGTCGACACCATCCTCGTCGGGGTCAAGGAGAGGCAAGAGAGGCACCAGCGGCGGCAGCTCCGTCGACAAGCCGAGGCAGCCGCAGCGAGGCCTTGGCGTCGCCCAGCTGGAGAAGATCAGGCTGCAGAGTGAAATGGCCGAGTACCTGCACCACCCTCCACTTGCCGGACAGCCACCTCCATCCTCGATCCATGGAGCCGGTAGCTTCAACCTGCAG ATGGCCTATAATGGAGGGAGATCAGGAGACATGAGATACGGCGAATCACCACCAACTACTTCCATAATCAG ATCGTCGCCGAATTACCATGGAGCAGCTATCTATGGAGTAGTACCACATTACTCTCATCCGACTAGCGACGCCACGTTGCCTCTCTTTGAGCCCGAG gtccccaTTGGCTTCAAGGGACTGCACGACCTAAGTCACTCGCTGACGGTAGACCAATGGTCGGAGAGTATGAACTCAGATGATCCACAAGATGTGGACCTTGAGCTCAAGCTATGA